In Anopheles ziemanni chromosome X, idAnoZiCoDA_A2_x.2, whole genome shotgun sequence, the genomic window ACGGCACGCAGAAATGCGTCGCACACATAGCCTTTGGGGGTCGTGGTGGCACACCTTGGCTGGCCGACACGACGACGAGCACATCCAAATGAACATCAGGTGCCGAGAATGAGCTTTTAATAGTGCATTGACGAATAGATGTTCGAATATGGTTGTTGGCCTGCTTCTCGAACGACGATCTCTTATGCGTTATCGGCAGCAGTCTTCTGGACTAAGACATTTGCAGCCCAAAAAAtgacagtatttttttttttttttgagaagaTTAGAAAAGTCTTCCCTTATCCTATTTGTGTGCACATGCTGCATGGGAAGCCATTTTAAACATGCAGAGAGATATCATCAACAGGCAACGTAAGACTGGAAGGAAATCTCCGAACCAAGTATGAATTTTGAAGATCAAATCTGAAAGATAAACGTTCGAACGTGCAGAGATTCTTCATGGAAGGGCTTGCGTGGCGGCGTTTTTATGCAACTCAGCGAGATGTAGTCCGGGATCGGGAAGGAAGTGAGATAGCGTTGATTACGTGCACCATGGGTCGTGATCaacacgcaaaacaaaacacaaaaaacgttGTAGATAAGGGTAACAATAATAAGAACTATTGCTGCACTCTGCCTATAGACACTTATCGTCACCGATCAGTGACCGTCATTTCCTGCTCCATTCGGTTCTTTTTACAGTCTCCAGCGAGGCTGCAGCATTCAAACGTTCGCAGTATGTCGGCCGTCGACGTCGCCGCCGTCGTGTGTTTCTAGTCTCCAGGACCGTGCCATATCTTCCGGCCTTGTTGCTGACCCTCCTCGGATTAAGGCATCCCCTAGTgttcaagattcatatccCAGCAGCAGCCACAAGTCAACGGCGGCCAACAAATAAGAGCCAGAAGGCAACGAACGATAGGAAATCACGTCAGCATTGTCACTCGTTTTTCCTCAATCAAATAAACGATCGGTGTGCCAACCAACCGTGCAAAACCGATCAGCCATCAAACCGGCCGGGTGACCGGAGGACTAGAAATGTTCCAGCACCGGGCGCGATCTAGGTATGTGATGGCATTTTTGATGTTTGGCCTGCTTGCGTTGGCAGTTCAAGTTGCCTGCGGCTACAGGGTCGGTGTAGGACGCGCCGACTGTACCGGTCCCTCGGTGGAAATCACGTTCGTAAGTACATATACATTATGCAAAAAGTTTATGATTTAAACGAATTTCAACGAACTAAATCGTGCAAAGGTCactgaaaataatttaaatgatacCTTTGTTATGGTTtggaaaatacattttctcaGTTTTCCATCCTCTCCCTTCCAGATGGGATACGCACAGATCGCGCAGCGTGGAGCTGGTATTCACCTGCGCCAGTACGCGCGCTCGTTCATTATCGACGATAGCAGCGGTGACCAGAACAACCGGGTCGTGTTCGTAAGCGTCGATGCCGGGATGATGGGCCACGCTGTGAAGCGAGATGTGCTGGCGGTACTGCAGCAAAAGTATGGCGCGCTGTACACGGACGCGAACGTCGTTATCAGCGGCACCCACACACACTCGACGCCGGGTGGCTTCCTAATGTACCTGCTGTACGATCTAACCTCCCTCGGTTTCGTCTCGGAGACGTTCGGGGCGCTGGTGCACGGCATCGCGCAAAGCATCATCCGGGCGCACAACAACATGGCCGATGCGCGCCTGTACGTGGCGGAGACGGAGGTAGTGGACGCCAGCATCAACCGGAGCCCTAGTGCGTACGAGAACAACCCGGCGGAGGAGCGCGCCCAGTACCGGCACAATGTCGACCGAACGCTGGTACAGCTACAGATAGTGGGGGCACGCGACGGGCGCCCGCTCGGTGCGATCAACTGGTTTGCCGTGCACCCAACGTCGATGAACAACACGAACCGGCTGGTTTCGAGCGACAACGTGGGCCTGGCGTCAGTGCTGCTCGAACAGGAGCGCAATCCAGGCGTACTAGTCGGCAAGGGCGAGTTTGTGGGAGCGTTCGCTTCCTCCAACCTGGGTGACGTATCGCCGAACATCAAGGGACCACGTTGCGAAAAGACGGGCCTACCATGCGATGTGCTAACGTCCTCGTGCCCGTCCGGTGCTGGCGCTTGCTTTGCGTCCGGCCCTGGTGGCGATATGTTCGAGAGCACGGAAATCATTGCGGGTCGTTTGTATCGGGCCGCGTCGGAACTGCTACAGGAAGCCGGCAGTGGCGTTGCGCGTGAGCTACGGGGCCCGGTCCGTTTCGTGCACCAATATGTGGATATGACGGTGGCCGAAGTAATGCACCTAGAGAGGCACTCGGGTCGGCTCGAACAGGTTCGCGGGTGTTTGCCCGCGATGGGCTACAGCTTCGCGGCCGGAACAACTGATGGACCCGGTGCGTTTGACTTTCAGCAGGGCACTATCACTGATAATGTGTTGTGGAACGCAGTGCGCGATTTCATCGCTGAGCCAACGCCTGACGACAAGGAGTGCCAAGCGCCGAAGCCAATCCTGCTAGCAACAGGACGGGCTCGGTTCCCCTACGACTGGCAACCCAAAATTGTCCCCACGCAATTGCTAATGGTGGGCGATTTAGCTATCGCGGCCGTGCCCGGTGAGTTTACCACGATGGCCGGTCGGCGACTACGTACTGCAGTAGCGCGGGCTTCGGTGGCGGCCGGCGGCCCTGAGCTGCAAGTTGTCGTTGCCGGATTGTCTAATATGTACTCAAGCTACATCACCACGCCTGAGGAGTACGAGGTGCAGCGGTACGAGGGAGCCTCAACACTGTACGGTCCGCACACGCTCACGATTTACCTCGAGCAGTATCGGAAACTGGTGCAGGCTCTCACAACTGGCGGAAATGAGACACTACCACCTGGTCCTACGCCCCCGTACGAAGATGACAAGCAAATCTCACTCACCACCGGCGTAATTTTTGACTCGCACCCGCTCGGCAAAGATTTTGGCGATGTGAAGGTACACCCCGCGGGCGAGTACGGCCGGGGTGACACGGTTACTGCCGTATTTATTGCCGGCAATCCGCGCAACAACTTGATGCACGACAAAACCTTCTTTACGGTCGAGCACCAGCAGACGGAGGGTCAGGATGAGGCATGGACGGTGGTTGCAACAGACGCCAATTGGGAAACCAGGTAAAAGGTTGCGAAACGCCGTCTGCCATACCGTACTCACTGGACAATCTTTTTCCACTCCCCGCTTTCATTATCTAGATTCCGTTGGGAGCGCACCTCCACCATTTTGGGCTTTAGCGATATTGAGTTTAGCTGGACGATCGGCCCGGCGACACCACCCGGCAAGTACCGCATCCGACACTTTGGCAACTATCGCTACATCCTCGGTGGCATCTACCCGTACGTTGGCACCACGAATACGTTCAATGTTAAGTGAGGAGCTCCAATTGGTCTTTCAACCCTCCGGAGCAACGTTGGCGCATAGTGCCGGTCAGGCCTGCTGGATTCACTCTACGTACGTGGCGTAGCACCAATCCACTGTTTTGCTACCAAACTAGACTAGTCACTCGATGTTTGTGTATAAATAGGTAATAAAACGATCAATAATGCACTTGCAAACCAATTCACTACTAACCATGCACataattttctgttttgtattattttcatttatttcaaaacacttgaCAGAGGAAAGAACACTTATCGGAATATGTCGTGATGCATTGCGAAATGTTTTGTCCCATTGCAGCAACGTCATCCGAACCGTAAATCAGCTTTGCTAAACGAAATGGCCTGCCTAGTATACACCACTAGTAACCATACTTACGCTAGTCTCCTTTCACCAACACTATCACTCCAGAACTTACTTCTCTAAGTACAATGGCATCACGGAAACCTACATACCGCGCAGGATGCTGCGCTTTGATTCTTTGGTCTGAGTAGCAGTGCAACAGGATCATGAACATACGAAAAGAATACAACGAAGGAGAGATATATTGGGGAACCCAAGACCGAAAATCTATTCATTGGCAGTGCATCGTTCGAGTTTAGCCAACAACGGATTGTCGTACTCGCAAGCGATCAAACCACAAAGtgatacataaaaaaatcttCGATGATTGAGAGCGCCACGGCTGGGTCAGAGGAGGAAATATCTTACCATTTCGAGGCCTTGCTGATAATTGTTCCCAGGTGGACATTCTCAAATACGGGAGAATTGTTCAGCAGGTGTTGAATGTACCTTCGCGTCAAAACTGCAGTTTCCATGAAAACTAGCATTCGAGCAAACTGTGGAGTTGCATGCCATTGAACTTGCAAATCGACTGCAAcagttcgttcgttcgatcaCTTGGGCTGGAAGGAGTTCTTTTGGCTGAATAGATGCCGGCTTAAAAAAGACGAAGAGACAACGAAACATAAATTAGCTGTTCCTCCTCCGAGACTGCATCTTACGAAACTATCCCCATTGTGTTCGAacatacaacaacaaaaactagaATACATCCTAGCAAGAGGTGGAAACTGAGGTCCTTGAAGAATTAATCGGTGAAGAAATGGTCCATAACGTTGCTTCTGTGGCCCAGCAGGCAAAGGCAGAATCTCCTACACTGGATGAAACGTTTATTTTCTCG contains:
- the LOC131290770 gene encoding neutral ceramidase — its product is MAFLMFGLLALAVQVACGYRVGVGRADCTGPSVEITFMGYAQIAQRGAGIHLRQYARSFIIDDSSGDQNNRVVFVSVDAGMMGHAVKRDVLAVLQQKYGALYTDANVVISGTHTHSTPGGFLMYLLYDLTSLGFVSETFGALVHGIAQSIIRAHNNMADARLYVAETEVVDASINRSPSAYENNPAEERAQYRHNVDRTLVQLQIVGARDGRPLGAINWFAVHPTSMNNTNRLVSSDNVGLASVLLEQERNPGVLVGKGEFVGAFASSNLGDVSPNIKGPRCEKTGLPCDVLTSSCPSGAGACFASGPGGDMFESTEIIAGRLYRAASELLQEAGSGVARELRGPVRFVHQYVDMTVAEVMHLERHSGRLEQVRGCLPAMGYSFAAGTTDGPGAFDFQQGTITDNVLWNAVRDFIAEPTPDDKECQAPKPILLATGRARFPYDWQPKIVPTQLLMVGDLAIAAVPGEFTTMAGRRLRTAVARASVAAGGPELQVVVAGLSNMYSSYITTPEEYEVQRYEGASTLYGPHTLTIYLEQYRKLVQALTTGGNETLPPGPTPPYEDDKQISLTTGVIFDSHPLGKDFGDVKVHPAGEYGRGDTVTAVFIAGNPRNNLMHDKTFFTVEHQQTEGQDEAWTVVATDANWETRFRWERTSTILGFSDIEFSWTIGPATPPGKYRIRHFGNYRYILGGIYPYVGTTNTFNVK